In Burkholderia contaminans, the following proteins share a genomic window:
- a CDS encoding DUF2905 domain-containing protein, translating to MLRWLMTSFVAVMILTRCWPWLGKLGIGRMPGDVTLTLGGRRYPFPFMSTLVLTMLLSMVARLL from the coding sequence ATGCTGCGCTGGCTGATGACGTCGTTCGTCGCGGTGATGATCCTGACGCGCTGCTGGCCGTGGCTCGGCAAGCTCGGCATCGGGCGGATGCCGGGCGACGTCACGCTGACGCTCGGCGGGCGGCGCTACCCGTTCCCGTTCATGTCGACGCTGGTGCTGACGATGCTGCTGTCGATGGTGGCGCGGCTGCTCTGA
- a CDS encoding dihydroneopterin aldolase, with protein MFSALLHPRLADCRRLYLRDYEVHINIGAFEHEKRGEQRVVINIDLFVPLALSTPVDDRLHEIVDYDLMKQSVTQCLARGHIHLQETLCDAIAARLLAHDAVRAVRVCTEKPDAYPDCDAVGVEVFRIKDEERT; from the coding sequence ATGTTTTCCGCTCTCCTGCACCCCCGCCTCGCGGACTGCCGCAGGCTCTACCTGCGCGACTACGAAGTGCACATCAACATCGGTGCCTTCGAACACGAGAAGCGCGGCGAGCAGCGCGTCGTCATCAATATCGACCTGTTCGTGCCGCTCGCGCTGTCCACCCCCGTCGACGACCGGCTGCATGAAATCGTCGACTACGATCTGATGAAGCAGAGCGTCACGCAATGCCTGGCGCGCGGCCACATCCACCTGCAGGAAACGCTGTGCGACGCGATCGCCGCGCGCCTGCTGGCGCACGATGCCGTGCGCGCGGTACGCGTCTGTACCGAGAAACCGGACGCTTATCCGGACTGCGACGCCGTCGGCGTCGAAGTCTTTCGCATCAAGGACGAGGAGCGCACATGA
- the ttcA gene encoding tRNA 2-thiocytidine(32) synthetase TtcA, whose product MNAPHMNDMTADAATLDTPAAPAGRPALTRREQKDAYENNKLFKRIVRQVGQAIGDFNMIEQGDKVMVCLSGGKDSYAMLDVLLRLRERAPIDFDIVAVNLDQKQPGFPEHVLPEYLKQVGVPFHIENQDTYSIVKRLVPEGKTTCSLCSRLRRGILYRVAGELGATKIALGHHRDDIVQTLLLNMFYGGKLKGMPPKLQSDDGKNIVIRPLAYVKETDLEKYAELREFPIIPCNLCGSQPNLKRAEMKALIREWDKRFPGRVENMFNALAKVVPSHLMDTTLYPFQSLRATGEADPQGDIAFDEEPCASGDESAAPGGAQPISIVQFDDL is encoded by the coding sequence ATGAACGCCCCCCACATGAATGACATGACGGCCGATGCCGCCACCCTCGACACGCCCGCCGCGCCGGCCGGCCGCCCGGCGCTGACGCGTCGCGAGCAGAAGGACGCGTACGAGAACAACAAGCTGTTCAAGCGGATCGTGCGCCAGGTCGGCCAGGCGATCGGCGACTTCAACATGATCGAGCAAGGCGACAAGGTGATGGTGTGCCTGTCTGGCGGCAAGGACAGCTATGCGATGCTCGACGTGCTGCTGCGCCTGCGCGAACGCGCGCCGATCGATTTCGACATCGTCGCGGTGAACCTCGACCAGAAGCAGCCGGGCTTCCCCGAGCACGTGCTGCCGGAATACCTGAAACAGGTCGGCGTGCCGTTCCACATCGAGAACCAGGACACCTACAGCATCGTCAAGCGGCTCGTGCCCGAGGGCAAGACGACCTGCTCGCTGTGCTCGCGGCTGCGCCGCGGGATCCTGTACCGCGTGGCCGGCGAGCTCGGCGCGACCAAGATCGCGCTCGGCCACCATCGCGACGACATCGTGCAGACGCTGCTGCTCAACATGTTCTACGGCGGCAAGCTGAAGGGGATGCCGCCGAAGCTGCAGTCGGACGACGGCAAGAACATCGTGATCCGCCCGCTCGCGTACGTGAAGGAAACCGATCTCGAGAAATACGCGGAACTGCGCGAATTCCCGATCATCCCGTGCAACCTGTGCGGCAGCCAGCCGAACCTGAAGCGCGCGGAAATGAAGGCGCTGATCCGCGAATGGGACAAGCGCTTCCCGGGCCGCGTCGAGAACATGTTCAACGCGCTCGCGAAGGTCGTGCCGTCGCACCTGATGGACACGACGCTGTACCCGTTCCAGTCGCTGCGCGCGACGGGCGAGGCCGATCCGCAGGGCGACATCGCGTTCGACGAGGAGCCGTGCGCGTCGGGCGACGAGAGCGCCGCGCCGGGTGGCGCCCAACCGATCTCGATCGTCCAGTTCGACGATCTGTAA
- a CDS encoding EAL domain-containing protein: MPAPHPDSAAVSITRLIADRALAAVFQPIVDLGSGTVVGYEGLIRGPHGTDLEPPAALFAQAAREGETIALEQAAALTCLDAFAALGCDGKLFLNFSAGTILKLASERERARQLLVRARIGAERIVIELTEQNAIPDVAQIGPAVASLRDAGIQFALDDYGTANASMNLWLRLNPDVVKIDRFFIHDIARDPLKFEAVKAMQHFAQASGAKLIAEGIENECDLIVVRDMGICCVQGFLLGRPNAQPSRVVAPAARDAIRAPHIAVFPGATRSVRPAGTIAGKMLVPAPALPRDATSNDVLDLFNRMPDLHAVALVERGRPVALVNRRGFIDRFALPYHREVFGKKPCLQFANDAPLMIDNATTFEQLAMLLASHDQRYLADGFVITEHGRYVGLGTGESLVRAVTEMRIEAARYANPLTFLPGNIPISAHIDRLLQRDAGFHACYVDLNQFKPFNDQYGYWQGDEVLKFAATVLAGVCDPQRDFLGHVGGDDFLVLFQRDDWRERAADAIARFNEGAQLFYTQADRQAGGLHGEDRHGNPAFFGFVTMAIGAVGVAPGAHGAKRYGSDEIASVAALAKRRAKQQPDGLAVVDLDAGRAALRHRGEPPAVAIR, from the coding sequence ATGCCCGCGCCCCACCCCGACTCCGCTGCCGTCAGCATCACGCGCCTGATCGCGGATCGCGCGCTCGCCGCCGTCTTCCAGCCGATCGTCGATCTCGGGTCGGGGACGGTCGTCGGCTACGAGGGCCTGATACGCGGCCCGCACGGCACGGACCTCGAGCCGCCCGCCGCGCTGTTCGCGCAGGCCGCGCGCGAAGGCGAAACGATCGCGCTCGAACAGGCGGCCGCGCTCACCTGCCTCGACGCGTTCGCGGCGCTCGGCTGCGACGGCAAGCTGTTCCTCAACTTCAGCGCCGGGACGATCCTGAAGCTCGCGAGCGAACGCGAGCGTGCGCGCCAGCTCCTCGTGCGCGCGCGGATCGGCGCCGAGCGCATCGTGATCGAGCTGACCGAGCAGAATGCGATTCCCGACGTCGCCCAGATCGGGCCGGCCGTCGCCTCGCTGCGCGACGCCGGCATCCAGTTCGCGCTCGACGACTACGGCACCGCGAACGCGAGCATGAACCTGTGGCTGCGCCTGAATCCGGACGTCGTGAAGATCGACCGCTTCTTCATCCACGACATCGCGCGCGACCCGCTGAAGTTCGAAGCCGTGAAGGCGATGCAGCACTTCGCGCAGGCGAGCGGCGCGAAACTGATCGCGGAAGGCATCGAGAACGAATGCGACCTGATCGTCGTGCGCGACATGGGCATCTGTTGCGTGCAGGGCTTCCTGCTCGGTCGGCCCAACGCGCAGCCGTCGCGGGTCGTCGCGCCGGCCGCGCGCGATGCGATCCGCGCGCCGCACATCGCGGTGTTTCCCGGCGCGACGCGCTCGGTGCGGCCGGCCGGCACGATCGCCGGAAAGATGCTCGTGCCGGCGCCGGCGTTGCCGCGCGACGCGACCAGCAACGACGTGCTCGACCTGTTCAACCGGATGCCCGACCTGCATGCGGTCGCGCTCGTCGAACGCGGGCGGCCCGTCGCGCTCGTGAATCGCCGCGGCTTCATCGACCGCTTCGCACTGCCGTACCACCGCGAGGTGTTCGGAAAGAAGCCATGCCTGCAGTTCGCGAACGATGCGCCGCTGATGATCGACAACGCGACGACCTTCGAGCAGCTCGCGATGCTGCTCGCGAGCCACGACCAGCGCTATCTCGCGGACGGCTTCGTGATCACCGAGCACGGCCGCTACGTCGGGCTCGGCACCGGCGAGAGCCTGGTGCGCGCGGTGACCGAGATGCGGATCGAGGCCGCGCGCTACGCGAATCCGCTGACGTTCCTGCCCGGCAACATCCCGATCAGCGCGCACATCGACCGCCTGCTCCAGCGCGACGCCGGTTTTCATGCGTGCTACGTCGACCTGAACCAGTTCAAGCCGTTCAACGACCAGTACGGCTACTGGCAGGGCGACGAGGTGCTGAAGTTCGCGGCGACGGTGCTGGCCGGCGTGTGCGACCCGCAGCGCGACTTTCTCGGGCACGTCGGCGGCGACGATTTCCTCGTGCTGTTCCAGCGCGACGACTGGCGCGAACGCGCCGCCGACGCGATCGCCCGCTTCAACGAAGGCGCGCAGCTCTTCTACACGCAGGCCGACCGGCAGGCGGGCGGGCTGCACGGCGAGGATCGCCACGGCAACCCGGCGTTCTTCGGCTTCGTGACGATGGCGATCGGCGCGGTCGGCGTGGCGCCCGGCGCGCACGGCGCGAAGCGCTACGGCAGCGACGAGATCGCGTCGGTCGCCGCGCTCGCGAAGCGGCGGGCGAAACAGCAGCCGGACGGGCTCGCGGTCGTCGACCTCGACGCGGGCCGCGCCGCGCTGCGCCATCGCGGCGAGCCGCCGGCCGTGGCAATCCGCTGA
- a CDS encoding SDR family oxidoreductase, which yields MTVSADTSTQRVALVTGALGSAADAASIGRALATGFARRGWDVALQRSHGTPHAAADALVAEVAALGRRAVVLDADLAPEADAAGLVAACGAALGRPACAVFVSASAGADDAHTVDGVSLAGALARNVTAPLALARALADATPDAAREHEALRACAIHVLDQALFHPAPAQMSHALMQAALNRATSALALALAPKVRVAALVRGHAPHADDIAAAACYLASAPGVTGATLTVDGGEHLVPPAAGPNE from the coding sequence ATGACCGTTTCAGCCGATACGTCGACCCAGCGCGTGGCGCTCGTCACAGGTGCCCTGGGCAGCGCAGCCGACGCCGCGTCGATCGGTCGTGCGCTCGCCACGGGATTCGCCCGGCGCGGCTGGGACGTCGCGCTGCAGCGCAGCCACGGCACGCCGCATGCGGCGGCCGACGCACTCGTCGCCGAAGTCGCTGCGCTCGGCCGCCGCGCGGTCGTGCTCGACGCCGATCTGGCCCCGGAGGCCGACGCCGCCGGACTCGTCGCCGCGTGCGGCGCGGCGCTCGGCCGGCCCGCGTGCGCGGTGTTCGTGAGTGCCAGCGCCGGCGCCGACGACGCGCACACGGTGGACGGCGTGTCGCTCGCCGGCGCCCTCGCGCGCAACGTGACGGCGCCGCTCGCGCTGGCCCGCGCGCTCGCCGATGCGACGCCCGACGCCGCGCGCGAGCACGAAGCGCTGCGCGCGTGCGCGATCCACGTGCTGGATCAGGCCCTGTTTCACCCGGCACCGGCGCAGATGTCGCACGCGCTGATGCAGGCCGCGCTGAACCGCGCGACGTCGGCGCTGGCGCTGGCGCTCGCGCCGAAGGTGCGGGTCGCGGCACTCGTGCGCGGCCACGCGCCGCACGCGGACGACATCGCGGCAGCCGCCTGCTATCTCGCGAGCGCGCCCGGCGTCACCGGCGCGACGCTGACCGTCGACGGCGGCGAGCACCTCGTGCCGCCCGCCGCCGGCCCGAATGAATGA
- a CDS encoding class I SAM-dependent methyltransferase, whose translation MNPKAHEPASLPAPGPDALAQSETLAAQLRDEIAAAGGWLPFDRFMERALYAPGLGYYSGGARKFGRRADDGSDFVTAPELSPLFAQTLAQPVAEALAASGTRSVMEFGAGTGKLAAGLLAALDALGVELDAYLIVDLSGELRERQRDTITAAAPALAAKVRWLDALPERFDGVVVGNEVLDAMPVRLFAKAGGAWHERGVALDARQAFVFEDRPAAPACLPPVLAGLDDAADGYVTETHEAALAFTRTVCTMLGRGAVLLVDYGFPAHEYYHPQRDRGTLMCHYRHHAHDDPFLYPGLQDITAHVEFTGIYDAAVATGADLLGYTSQARFLLNAGITDALSAIDPSDIHAFLPAANAVQKLISEAEMGELFKVIAFSRGIDGTLDAFARGDRSHAL comes from the coding sequence ATGAACCCGAAAGCTCACGAACCCGCTAGTTTACCTGCTCCCGGCCCTGACGCGCTCGCGCAGTCCGAAACCCTCGCCGCGCAACTGCGCGACGAGATCGCGGCGGCCGGCGGCTGGCTGCCGTTCGACCGCTTCATGGAGCGCGCGTTGTATGCGCCCGGCCTCGGCTATTACAGCGGCGGCGCGCGCAAGTTCGGGCGCCGTGCCGATGACGGCAGCGACTTCGTCACCGCGCCCGAGCTGTCGCCGCTGTTCGCGCAGACGCTCGCGCAACCGGTCGCGGAAGCGCTCGCGGCGAGCGGCACGCGCAGCGTGATGGAATTCGGCGCCGGCACGGGCAAGCTCGCGGCCGGGTTGCTCGCGGCGCTCGACGCGCTGGGTGTCGAACTCGACGCCTACCTGATCGTCGATCTCTCGGGCGAGCTGCGCGAGCGGCAGCGCGACACGATCACGGCCGCCGCCCCGGCGCTCGCCGCGAAGGTGCGCTGGCTCGACGCGCTGCCCGAGCGGTTCGACGGTGTCGTGGTCGGCAACGAGGTGCTCGATGCGATGCCGGTGCGCCTGTTCGCGAAGGCGGGCGGCGCATGGCACGAGCGCGGTGTTGCGCTCGACGCGCGGCAGGCGTTCGTGTTCGAGGACCGGCCGGCCGCACCGGCCTGCCTGCCGCCGGTGCTCGCGGGCCTTGACGATGCGGCGGACGGCTACGTGACCGAGACGCACGAGGCCGCGCTGGCGTTCACGCGCACCGTCTGCACGATGCTCGGGCGCGGTGCGGTGCTGCTGGTCGACTACGGCTTTCCCGCGCACGAGTACTACCACCCGCAGCGCGACCGCGGCACGCTGATGTGCCACTACCGTCACCACGCGCACGACGATCCGTTCCTGTACCCGGGGCTGCAGGACATCACCGCGCACGTGGAATTCACCGGCATCTACGACGCGGCTGTGGCGACTGGCGCCGATTTGCTCGGTTACACGTCGCAGGCGCGCTTCCTGCTGAACGCGGGCATCACCGACGCGTTGTCCGCGATCGATCCGTCGGACATCCACGCCTTCCTGCCGGCCGCGAACGCGGTGCAGAAGCTGATTTCCGAAGCCGAGATGGGCGAGCTGTTCAAGGTGATCGCGTTCTCGCGCGGCATCGACGGCACACTCGACGCGTTCGCGCGCGGCGACCGCTCGCACGCCCTCTGA
- a CDS encoding AGE family epimerase/isomerase, with translation MNMPPVQPCTAAPAAHTQAAPFVASFRDPSFLLSHIEDTLRFYATNAFDPTGGFYHYFRDDGSIYNRTSRHLVSSCRFVFNYAMAYRHFGDPRHLEYARHGLRFLRDAHWDDERQGYDWELDWRDGAKRSTLDGTRHCYGLAFVLLAAAHATMAGIDEARPLIAATFELAEHRFWDAAAGLYADDATPNWVVSSYRGQNANMHMTEALLAAYEATGHLTYLDRAEKLASHVTQRQAALSGGLVWEHYHADWSVDWDYNKEDSSNIFRPWGFQPGHQTEWAKLLLILERHRPLDWLVPRAAELFDAALTHAWDTDHGGLCYGFGPDFTICDHNKYFWVQAETFAAAAMLGARTGSERFWDWYDEIWRYSWAHFVDHRYGAWYRILTCDNRKYSDEKSPAGKTDYHTMGACYDVLATLARAQRSEPTQ, from the coding sequence ATGAACATGCCCCCGGTCCAACCCTGCACGGCCGCGCCGGCCGCCCACACGCAAGCCGCGCCGTTCGTCGCGAGCTTTCGCGACCCGTCGTTCCTGCTGTCGCACATCGAGGACACGCTGCGCTTCTACGCCACGAACGCATTCGACCCGACGGGCGGCTTCTACCACTACTTCCGCGACGACGGCAGCATCTACAACCGCACGTCGCGCCACCTCGTCAGCAGTTGCCGGTTCGTCTTCAACTACGCGATGGCGTACCGGCATTTCGGCGATCCGCGCCACCTGGAATACGCGCGCCACGGGCTGCGCTTCCTGCGCGACGCGCACTGGGACGACGAACGGCAGGGCTACGACTGGGAACTCGACTGGCGCGACGGCGCGAAGCGCTCGACCCTCGACGGCACGCGCCACTGCTACGGGCTCGCGTTCGTGCTGCTCGCGGCCGCGCACGCGACGATGGCCGGCATCGACGAGGCCCGCCCGCTGATCGCGGCCACCTTCGAGCTCGCCGAGCACCGTTTCTGGGATGCGGCCGCGGGCCTCTATGCGGACGACGCGACGCCGAACTGGGTCGTGTCGTCGTACCGCGGCCAGAACGCGAACATGCACATGACGGAGGCACTGCTCGCCGCGTACGAGGCGACCGGCCACCTCACGTACCTCGATCGCGCGGAAAAGCTCGCGTCCCACGTGACGCAGCGCCAGGCCGCGCTGTCGGGCGGGCTCGTGTGGGAGCACTACCATGCGGACTGGTCGGTCGACTGGGACTACAACAAGGAAGACAGCTCGAACATCTTCCGTCCGTGGGGCTTCCAGCCCGGGCACCAGACCGAATGGGCGAAGCTGCTGCTGATCCTCGAGCGGCACCGCCCGCTCGACTGGCTCGTGCCGCGCGCGGCCGAGCTGTTCGACGCCGCGCTCACGCACGCGTGGGACACCGATCACGGCGGCCTGTGTTACGGCTTCGGCCCCGACTTCACGATCTGCGACCACAACAAGTATTTCTGGGTGCAGGCGGAAACCTTCGCGGCCGCCGCGATGCTCGGCGCGCGCACTGGCAGCGAACGCTTCTGGGACTGGTACGACGAGATCTGGCGCTACAGCTGGGCGCACTTCGTCGATCACCGCTACGGCGCGTGGTACCGCATCCTCACCTGCGACAACCGCAAGTACAGCGACGAGAAGAGCCCGGCCGGCAAGACCGACTATCACACGATGGGCGCGTGCTACGACGTGCTCGCGACCCTCGCGCGTGCGCAGCGCAGCGAGCCGACGCAATGA
- a CDS encoding LacI family DNA-binding transcriptional regulator: MGTTIRDVARAAEVSIGTVSRALKNQPGLSEATRARIVEIAQRLGYDPAQLRPRIRRLTFLLHRQHNRFPASPFFSHVLHGVEDACRERGIVPTLLTVGPNDDVLRQMRPHAPDAIAVAGFIEPETIEALAATGRPLVLIDLWAPGLRSVNIDNATGAALAMRHLLATGRTRIAFIGGSPAHYSIAQRAIGYRRAFFEAGRLFDPAYEVTIDAGLDPDTGAARAMEQLLDAPGPRPEAVFAYNDAAALAAQRVCTARGLRIPDDIAIVGFDNIPAAAHASPPLTTLAVDKEALGRRGVELLLAEAPERTEISLPVELIVRASSQPAGSPALDTATVTES; this comes from the coding sequence ATGGGTACGACCATTCGCGATGTGGCGCGGGCGGCAGAGGTCTCGATCGGCACCGTCTCCCGCGCGCTGAAAAACCAGCCGGGCCTCTCCGAAGCCACGCGTGCGCGCATCGTCGAGATCGCGCAGCGGCTCGGCTACGATCCCGCGCAACTGCGGCCGCGCATCCGCCGGCTCACCTTCCTGCTGCATCGCCAGCACAACCGCTTTCCGGCCAGCCCGTTCTTCTCGCACGTGCTGCACGGCGTCGAGGACGCGTGCCGCGAGCGTGGCATCGTGCCGACGCTGCTCACGGTCGGGCCGAACGACGACGTGCTGCGCCAGATGCGCCCGCACGCGCCCGACGCGATCGCGGTGGCCGGCTTCATCGAGCCCGAGACGATCGAGGCGCTCGCCGCGACCGGCCGCCCGCTCGTGCTGATCGACCTATGGGCGCCCGGGCTGCGCTCGGTGAACATCGACAACGCGACGGGCGCGGCGCTCGCGATGCGCCACCTGCTCGCCACCGGCCGCACGCGGATCGCGTTCATCGGCGGCTCGCCCGCGCACTACAGCATCGCGCAGCGCGCGATCGGCTACCGGCGCGCGTTCTTCGAGGCCGGGCGGCTGTTCGATCCCGCGTACGAAGTGACGATCGATGCGGGGCTCGATCCCGACACCGGCGCCGCGCGGGCGATGGAGCAGTTGCTCGACGCGCCGGGCCCGCGCCCGGAAGCCGTCTTCGCGTACAACGACGCGGCCGCGCTCGCCGCGCAGCGCGTGTGCACCGCGCGCGGGCTGCGCATTCCCGACGACATCGCGATCGTCGGCTTCGACAACATCCCCGCTGCCGCGCACGCGAGCCCGCCGCTCACGACGCTCGCGGTCGACAAGGAGGCGCTCGGCCGCCGCGGCGTCGAGCTGCTGCTCGCGGAAGCGCCCGAGCGCACCGAGATTTCCCTGCCCGTCGAGCTGATCGTGCGGGCCAGCAGCCAGCCCGCCGGCTCCCCGGCACTCGATACCGCCACGGTCACCGAATCATGA
- a CDS encoding bile acid:sodium symporter family protein, which produces MARPRFLPDNFTLALVGTVVLASFLPCRGAAAHAFNWATNIAVGLLFFLHGAKLSREAVIAGATHWRLHAVVLLSTFALFPLLGLALKPVLQPLVTPTLYAGVLFLCTLPSTVQSSIAFTSIAKGNVPAAVCAASASSLLGIFVTPALVGLMITSQSAAAASPWSTVGSIVMQLLVPFIAGQLLRPVIGGWIDRNRGVLRFVDQGSILLVVYVAFSEAVNEGLWHQIPPRALGGLLVVNLVLLAIALLLTAFVSKRLGFNRADQITIIFCGSKKSLAAGVPMAKVIFSANAVGAIVLPLMLFHQIQLMACAALAQRWGARDMSGEHDEGGATSASGALSAGKR; this is translated from the coding sequence ATGGCCCGTCCCCGTTTTCTTCCCGACAACTTCACACTCGCGCTGGTCGGCACCGTCGTGCTCGCGAGCTTCCTGCCGTGCCGCGGCGCGGCCGCCCATGCGTTCAACTGGGCGACCAACATCGCCGTCGGCCTGCTGTTCTTCCTGCACGGCGCGAAGCTGTCGCGCGAAGCCGTCATCGCGGGTGCGACCCACTGGCGGCTGCATGCGGTCGTGCTGCTCAGCACGTTCGCGCTGTTCCCGCTGCTCGGCCTCGCGCTGAAACCCGTGCTGCAGCCGCTCGTCACGCCGACGCTATATGCGGGCGTGCTGTTCCTGTGCACGCTGCCGTCGACGGTCCAGTCGTCGATCGCGTTCACGTCGATCGCGAAGGGCAACGTGCCGGCCGCCGTGTGCGCGGCATCCGCGTCGAGCCTGCTCGGGATCTTCGTCACGCCGGCACTCGTCGGGCTGATGATCACGTCGCAGTCGGCGGCCGCTGCGTCGCCGTGGAGCACCGTCGGCAGCATCGTGATGCAACTGCTCGTGCCGTTCATCGCCGGCCAGTTGCTGCGGCCCGTGATCGGCGGCTGGATCGACCGCAACCGCGGCGTGCTGCGCTTCGTCGACCAGGGCTCGATCCTGCTCGTCGTCTACGTCGCCTTCAGCGAGGCCGTCAACGAAGGCCTGTGGCACCAGATCCCGCCGCGCGCGCTCGGCGGCCTGCTCGTCGTCAACCTCGTGCTGCTCGCGATCGCGCTGCTGCTGACCGCGTTCGTCAGCAAGCGGCTCGGCTTCAACCGCGCCGACCAGATCACGATCATCTTCTGCGGGTCGAAGAAGAGCCTCGCGGCCGGCGTGCCGATGGCGAAGGTGATCTTCTCGGCGAACGCGGTCGGCGCGATCGTGCTGCCGTTGATGCTGTTCCACCAGATCCAGCTGATGGCGTGCGCGGCGCTCGCGCAGCGCTGGGGCGCGCGCGACATGAGCGGCGAGCATGACGAGGGCGGCGCGACGTCGGCGTCCGGCGCGCTGAGCGCGGGCAAGCGCTGA
- a CDS encoding carbohydrate kinase family protein yields the protein MSGGTFPAFVSAGDILTDMVRAGDAQWTSVPGGAGWNVARAVARLGVPSALAGSIGEDCFSDVLWRTSEAAGLDLRFLQRVARPPLLAIVHETRPPAYFFIGEASADLAFDPARLPAGWTDHVQWAHFGCISLVREPLAGTLAALAADLHARGVKISFDPNVRNLMTAAFRPTLEKMAALADLIKVSDEDLRHLFGGDGPDAIGAVRALNPRAAVLVTRGAQAATLYADGDMHEASPPRVEVADTVGAGDASIGGMLFSLMAAPQRSWREHLVFALAAGAAACRHTGAHAPTLDEVVALIER from the coding sequence ATGAGCGGCGGCACGTTTCCGGCTTTCGTGTCGGCGGGCGACATCCTGACCGACATGGTGCGCGCGGGTGACGCGCAATGGACCTCGGTGCCGGGCGGCGCCGGCTGGAACGTCGCGCGCGCGGTTGCGCGGCTCGGCGTGCCGAGCGCGCTCGCGGGCTCGATCGGCGAAGACTGCTTCTCCGACGTGCTGTGGCGCACGAGCGAAGCGGCGGGGCTCGACCTGCGCTTCCTGCAGCGCGTCGCGCGGCCGCCGCTGCTCGCGATCGTCCACGAGACCCGCCCGCCCGCGTACTTCTTCATCGGCGAAGCGAGCGCGGATCTCGCGTTTGATCCGGCGCGACTGCCGGCCGGCTGGACCGACCACGTGCAATGGGCGCATTTCGGCTGCATCAGCCTCGTGCGCGAACCGCTCGCGGGCACGCTGGCCGCGCTCGCGGCCGACCTGCACGCGCGCGGCGTGAAGATCAGCTTCGACCCGAACGTCCGGAACCTGATGACGGCCGCGTTCCGGCCGACGCTCGAAAAGATGGCCGCGCTCGCCGACCTGATCAAGGTGTCCGACGAGGACCTGCGGCACCTGTTCGGCGGCGACGGCCCCGACGCGATTGGCGCGGTGCGCGCGCTGAACCCGCGCGCGGCGGTGCTCGTCACGCGCGGCGCACAGGCGGCGACGCTCTATGCGGACGGCGACATGCACGAAGCCAGCCCGCCGCGCGTCGAGGTGGCCGACACCGTCGGCGCGGGCGACGCGTCGATCGGCGGCATGCTGTTCAGCCTGATGGCCGCGCCGCAGCGATCGTGGCGCGAGCATCTCGTGTTCGCGCTGGCGGCGGGCGCCGCGGCGTGCCGCCATACGGGCGCGCACGCGCCGACGCTCGACGAGGTCGTCGCACTGATCGAACGATGA